Below is a window of Bordetella genomosp. 9 DNA.
ACGCGGCCATCGGCGCGACGCTGGACGCCGCCGAGCAGGTCTTCGCGTCCATGAAGCGCTAAGGCACCGACGCGCGATCAACCCGGTATGACGGCGGTGGCCTCGATTTCCACCTTGGCGCGCGGTTCGACCAGGGCAGCCACCTGAACCGCCGTCATCGCCGGAAAATGGCGGCCGATGATTTCACGATAGTGCGCCCCGATGCGCGGATAGGACGCCACGTACTCCGCGCGATCGGTCACGTACCAGGTCAGGCGCGTGATGTGCCGCGGCTCGCCCTTGGCCTCGGCCAGCACCGCCACGATGTTCATCAAGGCCTGGCGCGTCTGGTCGGCGAAATCGTCGGTTTCGAACTGCTGGGCGCCGTTCCAACCTATCTGGCCGCCGATGAAGACGAGCCGGCTGCCGGGTCGCATTTCGGTCATCACGCCATTGGAATAGCCGCGCGGCGGCAGCCAGTCGGGCGGTTGCAGTATCTGCATAGGGTCCATCCTGTTATTCATTGCGTTCGATACATTGCGATCGGGTCATCGCGATCGGGTTATCGCGATCGTGTCGCCGCGTTCGGCTCATCGCGCCTGGACCTGCTGGCGCAGCACGAAGCGCTGCAGCTTGCCGGTTTCGGTGCGCGGCAAGGCATTCACGAATTCGATCTGCCGGGGGTATTTGTAGGGCGCGATGCCGGCCTTCACGAACTCCTGCAGCGCCATGGCCAGCGCCGCGTCACCGCGGTAACCCGGCTTGAGCACGACATAGGCCTTCACCACCTGACCGCGTTCGTCGTCGGGCGCGCCGACCACGCCGCATTCGGCCACGGCGGCATGGCGCAGCAAGGCGTCCTCGACTTCGGGGCCGGCGATGTTGTAGCCGGCGGAAACGATCATGTCGTCGTTGCGCGCCTGGTAGAAGAAATAGCCATCGGCGTCCTGCACGAAGGTGTCGCCGGGCAGGTTCCAGCCCTGGCGCACGAACTCGCGCTGGCGCGGGTCGGCCAGGTAACGGCAGCCCGTGGGGCCCTTGACGGCCAGGCGGCCGGGCTGGCCGAACGGCACGGGCTGCATATTGTCGTCCACGACCTGCGCGATGTAGCCGGGCACCACCTTGCCGATGGCGCCACGGCGCACTTCATGCTCCGGGCTGGAGACGAAAACGTGGATCATCTCGGTGCCGCCGATGCCATCGATCATCTCGATGCCCGTGGCCTGCTTCCACAATTGCCGCGTGGCGTCGGGCAGCGCCTCGCCGGCGGAAACGCTCTTGCGCAGCGTCCGCAGGTCGTAGCGATCCGCCAGCCCGGCCATCTGCCGGTAGAACGTGGGCGCGGTGAACACGATGGTCGCGCCGAAATCCTGGATCAGTTTCAACAGGGCGTCCGGCGTGAGCTTCTCCGCCAGCAGCGCGCAGGCGCCGATACGCAGCGGAAAGCACAGCAGGCCGCCCAGGCCGAAGGTGAAGGCGAGCGGCGGCGTGCCGCAGAAGATATCGTCGGGCGTCGGCCGGATGACGTGGCGCGGGAACAGGTCGCACATCGCCAGCACGTCGCGATGAAAATGCATGCAGCCCTTGGGCTTGCCGGTGGTGCCGCTGGTGAAGGCGATCAGGCACACGTCGTCGGCGGCGGTGTCGCAGGCGGTGAAACCCGCCGGCTTGGCGCGCGCGAGACTGTCCAGGCTGTCGGGCGCCGTGTCGTTGAAATACACGATGCGCTGAAGATCGGCGCCGTGGTACTCGTGGCCGGGCTGCGTGCAGGGCAAGGCTTCGTCCTTGAGACGGACGTCGCACAGCATGGCGCTGACGCACGCCTTGTCGATGATCTGCTTCAGTTCCTTGGCGCGCAGCAGCGGCATGGTGGGCACGGTAACCAGGCCCGCCTTGATCGCGCCCAGCCAGGAGGCGGCCATCATGGGATTGTTTGGGCCGCGCAGCAGCACGCGATTGCCGGGCACCAGGCCCATGTCCTCGACCAGCACGCGGGCGATCCGGTCGGTCAGGTCGGCCAGCTCGGCATAGGTCATGGCGGCCTGCCCGCCGTCCGCCGTGGGCCAGCGCAAGGCGATGCGATCGCCCTGCCCGCGCGCGACGACGGCGTCGACGAGTTCGACGGCGCAGTTCAGGCGCGCGGGGTACGCGGTCGTGGGCCAGGATGGGTCGTCGCTACGCGCGCCGGCGCCGACAGCGCCCGGGGCCATCGCGTCCAGGCCTTCCAGCAGCAGCTCGGGCCATTCCTCCGGCGGCGGCAGGTTGTCGCGGGCGAACGTATCCACATGGGCCGTTGCCGTCTTTTCCAGCGTTGCTTGCATGACGTTCCCCTTGATGCCGGAGTCCTGCCCCGGTTCAACCGCCCTTCAACAATGCACGGGCAATGATGAGTTTCTGCACTTCGGTCGCGCCTTCGTAGATGCGCAGGGCGCGGATCTCGCGGTACAGCTTTTCCACCGGCATGCCGGACACCACGCCGGCGCCGCCGAACATCTGCAGGGCGCGGTCGATGACGGACTGCGCCGATTCCGTCGCCATCATCTTGGCCATCGCGGCCTCGCGCGTGGTGGACCGGCCCTGGACGTCGCGCTGCCAGGCGGCGCGGTAGGTCAGCAGCGCCGATGCGTCGATGGCCGTCGCCATGTCGCCCAGCGCCGCCTGCGTCAGTTGCAGATCGCCCAGGGTCTGGCCGAACATCTGCCTGGAGGTCGCGCGCGCCAGCGCTTCCGCCAAGGCGCGGCGGGCGAATCCCAGCGCCGCCGCCGCGACGGACGCGCGGAAGATGTCCAGCGTCATCATGGCCAGCTTGAACCCCTGCCCTGCTTCGCCCAGGCGCTGCGACACGGGAACGCGGCAGTCATCGAAGCGCAGCGTGGCCAGGGGATGCGGCGCGATCACCTGTATGCGCTCGGCGATGCTGAAGCCCGGCGTACCGGCATCCACCACGAACGCACTGATGCCGCGCGCGCCGGGCGCTTCGCCCGTGCGGGCGAACACGCAATAGAAGTCGGCGATGCCGCCGTTGGAAATCCAGGTCTTGCTGCCGTTCAGTACATAGTGATCGCCATCCAGGCGCGCCTCGCAGGCCATGGCGGCGACGTCGGATCCGGCGTCCGCCTCGGACAGGGCGAAGGCGGCGATGGCCGCACCGCTCGCCACGCGCGGCAGATAGCGGGCACGCAGGGCATCCGATCCGGCCAGTGCGATGGCGCCGCTGCCCAGGCCCTGCATGGCGAAGGCGAAGTCCGCCAGGCCGTCGTGGCGCGCCAGCGTTTCGCGCAGGATGCAGACGGCGCGCGAATCGACGGCGGGCAGCGCGCCGCCCCAGGCGCCGTCCGGCCCCGCGGGCACGCAGTAGCGCAGCCACCCCGCCTGGCCCAGCGTCGCGACCAGGGCGCGGCATGCCGCATCGGTGTCGGCATGGTCCGGCTCCCCCAGGGACGACGCGCACCACGCGTCCAGCTCGGTGGCCAGCTGCCTGTGGGTGTCCGCGAAGAATGGCCAGGTAAGCCAATCGGCATGTGCGTTCATGTGGATGTCCTGGTCAATCGCCTTCGAAGCGCGGCTGTTTTTTGTCGACGAAGGCCTCGTAGGCGCGCCGGAAATCGCGCGTCTGCATGCAGATCGCCTGGGCCTGGGCTTCCGCCTCGATGGCTTCGTCCACGCCCATATTCCATTCCTGGTGCAGCAGCTTCTTGGTCATGCCGTGCGCGAAGGTCGGCCCGGCGGCCAGTTGCTCGGCCAGGGCGTGGGCGGCCGGCATCAGCGCGCCCGGTTCGTGCAGGGCGTTGAAGAATCCCCATGCCTCGCCTTCCTGGGCGCTCATCGAGCGGCCGGTGTACAGCAGTTCCGACGCCCTGCCCTGGCCGATCATGCGCGGCAGCAGCGAGCAGGCGCCCATGTCGGCGCCGGCCAGCCCGACGCGGGTGAACAGGAAGGCGGTGCGGGCCCGCGGCGTGCCCAGCCGCATATCGGAGGCCAGCGCGATCATGGCGCCGGCGCCCGCGCAGACGCCATCGACCGCGGCCACGATGGGCTGCGGGCAGGCGCGCATGGCCTTGACCAGGTCGCCCGTCATGCGGGTGAAGTCCAGCAGCTCGGGCATGGTCATGCGCGTGAGCGGACCGATGATTTCGTGGACGTCGCCGCCGGAACAGAAGTTGTCGCCGGCGCCGGTCACGACCAGCACCTTGATATCGGTCGCATAGACCAGCGCGCGGAACAGGTCGCGCAGTTCGGCATAGGAATCGAAGGTCAGCGGGTTCTTGCGCTCCGGGCGGTCCAGGGTGATGACGCCGACCTTGCCGCCGTCGCGCGTCTCCCAGCGGAAGGTGCGTGGCCGGGTGTCGGCCATGGGCCGCCGATGATGCGCCATGCCGGGATAGCCGGCCGGGTCATGCGGCAGCGGGGTTGACGGGGTATCGCTCATCGTTGATCTCCTGGGGCGGTCGCGTTCACGCTATCCCGCCATGATTTCGCCGCCGTCCACCGGGATGGCCTGGCCATTGATCGCGCCCGCGCCGGGCTGGCACAGCCATGCCACGGCGTGGGCGACCTCGCTCGGCTGCACCAGCCGGCCCTGCGGATTGCGTTCGGCCAGCCGGGCGCGTGCGCCTGCTTCGTCCATGCCGGTCTTGGCCACGATGTTGCGCACGGCGTCGCGGACGATGTCGGTGTCGGTGTAGCCCGGGCATACCGCGTTTACCGTGACGCCCTTGGCGGCGGTTTCCAGCGCCAGCGCGCGGGTCAGTCCGATGACGCCGTGCTTGGCCGCGCAATACGCGCTGACGTAGGCATAGCCGGCCAGGCCCGCCGTGCTGGCGACGTTGACGATACGGCCCCAGCGCGCGGCCAGCATGCCGGGCAGCGCGGCCTGTATGCAGTGGAAGGTGCCGGTCAGGTTGACCGCCAGCATGCTTGCCCACAAGGCGGCGTCGGTGCGGTCGAAGCGTTCGCTGCGCGCCTGGCCGGCGTTGTTGACCAGGATGCCGACGGGACCGGATGCGTCGGCCGCCCATGCGAAGGCGCCGGCCAGCGCGTCGGGGTCGGTGATGTCGGCGGCCTGCCATTGGACGCGGGCGGTGGCGGTATGCCGCCGCGCGAGCGCGTCCGCGGCCTGTTCCAGGGACGCCGCGTCGCGGCCCAGCAGCGTGACGGCGGCGCCGTCGCGCAGCAGCCGTTCGGCGATGGCCAGACCGATGCCGCGGCCGCCGCCGGTGACCAGGGCATGGCGGCCGGCCAGCGAGGTATCGGCCCGCGGATCGCCGGCGGCCGCGCCGGCCGCGGATTCGTCGTGCGTGTTTTGGTCCGCGCTCATGCATCGCTCCTGGCGTCACCCGCCGGCGCGGCGACGGCGGCGGCGCGGGCGAAATTGGTTTCCAGCTGGCGCTTGCCGGCCAGGTAATGCACCGGCCAGTCGATGCCGGTATAGCCCACGCGCGCGACTTCCCGCAGCGTCCAGGCCGGGTCGGCCAGGTGCGGGCGCGCCAGCGCGCACAGGTCCGCGCGCCCCGACGCGATGATGCCGTTCACGTGATCGGCCTCGAAGATCGCGCCCACCGCGATGGTGGGTATGCCGGCCTCATTGCGGATGCGGTCGGCGAAAGGCGTCTGGTACATGCGCCCGTATACGGGATGCTGGTCGGGACTGACCTGTCCCGAGGAGCAGTCGATCATATCGGCGCCGGCCGCCTTGAAGCGCCGCGCGATCTCCACGGCGTCATCCGCGGTGATGCCGCCTTCCACCCAGTCATGGGCCGAAATCCGCACCGACATCGGCAGCTTGGCCGGCCATGCGGCGCGCACGGCGGCAAAGACCTCCAGCGGATAGCGCAGCCGCGCGTCCAGGTCGCCGCCGTATTCGTCGTCGCGCCGGTTGGTGAGCGGCGAGATGAAGCTGGACAGCAGATAGCCGTGCGCGCAATGCAGTTCCAGCCAGTCGAAGCCAGCCGCGGCCGCGCGCCGCGTCGCCGCGACGAAATCGTCGCGCACGCGGTCCATGTCCTGGCGCGTCATCGCTTTCGGCGCCTGCGAAAGCCCTGGCAGATAAGGCATGGCCGACGCAGACAGCAGCGGCCAGTTGCCCTCCGGCAAAGGGTGATCCATCTGTTGCCAGCCCACCTGCGTGGAGCCCTTGCGTCCGGCATGTCCCAGCTGGATGCCGATGCGGGCATCGCTGTTGCCGTGCACGAAAGCGACGATGCGGGCGAACGCCCGTGCCTGCTCGTCGTTCCACAGGCCCGGGCAACCCGGGGTGATGCGGGCATCCGCCGACGGGCAGGTCATTTCCACCATGACGAGTCCCGCGCCACCCAGCGCCCTGGCGCCCAGATGCACCAGATGGAAATCGCCCGGCACGCCATCGGTGCAGGCGTACATGGCCATCGGCGACACCACGATACGGTTCTTCAGCCGCACGCCGCGCGCTTCATACGGCGTCAGCATGGGCAGCGGCGGGCGATTGGACGCCCCGCCGTCGGCGCCGACGCGCGCCGCCAGCCAGTGCTCGTAGTCCTGCAACCAGGCAGGATCGCGCAGGCGCAGGTTCTCGTGTGAAATCCGCTGCGAGCGCGTCAGCAGGGAATAGGCGAACTGCTCGGGCTCCAGGCAGGCGTAACGGTCGACGTGCTCGAACCACTCGGTGGAGTTGCGCGCGGCGTTCTGGATCTTCAGGACTTCGACGCCGCGGATGTCTTCGTAGCGCTGCAACGCGACGCGCAGATGAGCGGCGGCGCCATGGTCGCTGTGGTCGCCGTGGCAGTCATCGATGGCATGGCCGAGCGCCGGCGTCGCCGGCGCCGTCAACTGGTCGGCCAGCTCGATGGCATCCTCCAGCGCCAGCTTGGTGCCCGAGCCGATGGAGAAATGCGCGGTGTGCGCGGCGTCGCCCATCAGCACGACGGGTATGTCACGCTGGCCGCGCTCGGTGTCGAGCCGGTTCCAGTGCACCCAGTGGTGACAGATCACGCGCGGAAAGCGGATCCAGATCGCCGAACCGCGCAGGTGCCCGGCATTGCTCATCAGCGGCTTGCCGTCCAGCCAGGGCGCGAACAGGGTTTCGCAATAGCGGATGCCTTCTTCCTGCGTCATCGTGTCCAGCCCGGCCGCGCGCCAGGTGGCCTCGGGGGTTTCGACGATGAAGGTGGACAGGCCCGGCTCGAAGCGATACGCATGCGCCTGGAACCAGCCATGCGGCGTCTGGACGAAGGCGAAAGTGAAGGCGTCGAAGGCCTTTTCCGTCCCCAGCCACACGAAACGGTTCAGGCGCTGGTCGATGTCGGGCTCGAAGGTCTCGGCATAGGCGGCGCGGACGCGGCTGTTGATGCCGTCCGAAGCGATCACCAGGTCCGCGTCGTACTGCCGCGCCAGCGCCTGGTCGTCCTCCACCACGGTCTCGAATACCAGCTTGACGCCGACTTCCTCGCAACGGGCCTGCAGGATGTTCAGCAGCTTCTTGCGGCCGATGCCGATGAAGCCGTGGCCGCCGCTGCGCAGCGTCCGGCCCTTGAAATGGATGTCGATGTCATCCCAATGATTGAAGGCGTCGCTGATCTGCCGCGCGGACACGGGATCGGCGCGGCGCAGGTTTTCCATGGTGGCGTCGGAAAAGACCACGCCCCAGCCAAAGGTGTCGTACGGACGGTTGCGCTCGACCACCGTGACGTCATTGGCCGGGTCGCGCAGTTTCATCAACAGACCGAAATACAGGCCGGCTGGGCCGCCGCCCAGGCACACTATCTTCATTGCGTCACCTGCGATCGGGTCAGCCGCGAGGGCCGAGAGTTTCAAGCCTGGATAGTTTAGGCTTGAAATATATACCCGGAGCGAAGCCGCGTGCAACACGGGTTTCTGCGGAGATGGCGCGCGGCGCGCGCGGGTGGAAGGTCGCGATCCGCCGGTGCTAGGCGGCCGGGCGGCGCTCCAGGGCGACGCGGTCGCGGCCGGCCTGCTTGGCCAGATAAAGGGCCCGATCGGCCCGGCTCAGCGTGGTGGAAACGCTTTCGCCGTTGCGGTGCAGGGCCATGCCGACGCTGACCGTCAGCAGCAGTTGTTCGCCTTCGACTTCGATGGTGTTGCCGCGCACGCCCGCCAGGATGCGGTCGATGACGGCCTCGCCTTCTTCCAGGCTGATATTGGGCAGCAAGACCAGGAATTCCTCGCCGCCCCAGCGCGCGACGTCGTCGCTGTCCCGCACCGCGGCCCGCATGATGTCCGCCAGGCGGGTCAGCGCCCGGTCGCCGGCGTCGTGGCCGTAACGGTCGTTGATGCGCTTGAAATGATCCACGTCCAGCATGGCCACCACGAAGGCGGGCTGCTCCGCATCGGCCGTCAGGGACAGTTCCTTCATGCGCTCCATCAGCGCGCGCCGGTTCAACAGATTGGTCAGCGGATCGCGGATGGACGATTCCTTGAGCGCGGCGTTCATGTCGCGCATCATTTCCTGGTAGCCGTCGGAAATGCGCACCAGTTTGGCCAGCCGCTTCAGTTCGCGGTCATAGCGCGCCACCAGCCCCAGCTCGCGCTGGCGGGCCATCATCTGGAAGGCGTCGGACAGATACGAGATCCGTTCGATCCGGTCCAGTTGTTCATTGGTGTGCTGCCACAGATCCGCGAGCACCCCCCGTAGCGGGTGATCGGCGTAGGCGGG
It encodes the following:
- a CDS encoding RidA family protein, whose protein sequence is MQILQPPDWLPPRGYSNGVMTEMRPGSRLVFIGGQIGWNGAQQFETDDFADQTRQALMNIVAVLAEAKGEPRHITRLTWYVTDRAEYVASYPRIGAHYREIIGRHFPAMTAVQVAALVEPRAKVEIEATAVIPG
- a CDS encoding AMP-binding protein, whose translation is MQATLEKTATAHVDTFARDNLPPPEEWPELLLEGLDAMAPGAVGAGARSDDPSWPTTAYPARLNCAVELVDAVVARGQGDRIALRWPTADGGQAAMTYAELADLTDRIARVLVEDMGLVPGNRVLLRGPNNPMMAASWLGAIKAGLVTVPTMPLLRAKELKQIIDKACVSAMLCDVRLKDEALPCTQPGHEYHGADLQRIVYFNDTAPDSLDSLARAKPAGFTACDTAADDVCLIAFTSGTTGKPKGCMHFHRDVLAMCDLFPRHVIRPTPDDIFCGTPPLAFTFGLGGLLCFPLRIGACALLAEKLTPDALLKLIQDFGATIVFTAPTFYRQMAGLADRYDLRTLRKSVSAGEALPDATRQLWKQATGIEMIDGIGGTEMIHVFVSSPEHEVRRGAIGKVVPGYIAQVVDDNMQPVPFGQPGRLAVKGPTGCRYLADPRQREFVRQGWNLPGDTFVQDADGYFFYQARNDDMIVSAGYNIAGPEVEDALLRHAAVAECGVVGAPDDERGQVVKAYVVLKPGYRGDAALAMALQEFVKAGIAPYKYPRQIEFVNALPRTETGKLQRFVLRQQVQAR
- a CDS encoding acyl-CoA dehydrogenase family protein, with translation MNAHADWLTWPFFADTHRQLATELDAWCASSLGEPDHADTDAACRALVATLGQAGWLRYCVPAGPDGAWGGALPAVDSRAVCILRETLARHDGLADFAFAMQGLGSGAIALAGSDALRARYLPRVASGAAIAAFALSEADAGSDVAAMACEARLDGDHYVLNGSKTWISNGGIADFYCVFARTGEAPGARGISAFVVDAGTPGFSIAERIQVIAPHPLATLRFDDCRVPVSQRLGEAGQGFKLAMMTLDIFRASVAAAALGFARRALAEALARATSRQMFGQTLGDLQLTQAALGDMATAIDASALLTYRAAWQRDVQGRSTTREAAMAKMMATESAQSVIDRALQMFGGAGVVSGMPVEKLYREIRALRIYEGATEVQKLIIARALLKGG
- a CDS encoding enoyl-CoA hydratase family protein, which translates into the protein MAHHRRPMADTRPRTFRWETRDGGKVGVITLDRPERKNPLTFDSYAELRDLFRALVYATDIKVLVVTGAGDNFCSGGDVHEIIGPLTRMTMPELLDFTRMTGDLVKAMRACPQPIVAAVDGVCAGAGAMIALASDMRLGTPRARTAFLFTRVGLAGADMGACSLLPRMIGQGRASELLYTGRSMSAQEGEAWGFFNALHEPGALMPAAHALAEQLAAGPTFAHGMTKKLLHQEWNMGVDEAIEAEAQAQAICMQTRDFRRAYEAFVDKKQPRFEGD
- a CDS encoding SDR family NAD(P)-dependent oxidoreductase; the protein is MSADQNTHDESAAGAAAGDPRADTSLAGRHALVTGGGRGIGLAIAERLLRDGAAVTLLGRDAASLEQAADALARRHTATARVQWQAADITDPDALAGAFAWAADASGPVGILVNNAGQARSERFDRTDAALWASMLAVNLTGTFHCIQAALPGMLAARWGRIVNVASTAGLAGYAYVSAYCAAKHGVIGLTRALALETAAKGVTVNAVCPGYTDTDIVRDAVRNIVAKTGMDEAGARARLAERNPQGRLVQPSEVAHAVAWLCQPGAGAINGQAIPVDGGEIMAG
- a CDS encoding bifunctional salicylyl-CoA 5-hydroxylase/oxidoreductase — translated: MKIVCLGGGPAGLYFGLLMKLRDPANDVTVVERNRPYDTFGWGVVFSDATMENLRRADPVSARQISDAFNHWDDIDIHFKGRTLRSGGHGFIGIGRKKLLNILQARCEEVGVKLVFETVVEDDQALARQYDADLVIASDGINSRVRAAYAETFEPDIDQRLNRFVWLGTEKAFDAFTFAFVQTPHGWFQAHAYRFEPGLSTFIVETPEATWRAAGLDTMTQEEGIRYCETLFAPWLDGKPLMSNAGHLRGSAIWIRFPRVICHHWVHWNRLDTERGQRDIPVVLMGDAAHTAHFSIGSGTKLALEDAIELADQLTAPATPALGHAIDDCHGDHSDHGAAAHLRVALQRYEDIRGVEVLKIQNAARNSTEWFEHVDRYACLEPEQFAYSLLTRSQRISHENLRLRDPAWLQDYEHWLAARVGADGGASNRPPLPMLTPYEARGVRLKNRIVVSPMAMYACTDGVPGDFHLVHLGARALGGAGLVMVEMTCPSADARITPGCPGLWNDEQARAFARIVAFVHGNSDARIGIQLGHAGRKGSTQVGWQQMDHPLPEGNWPLLSASAMPYLPGLSQAPKAMTRQDMDRVRDDFVAATRRAAAAGFDWLELHCAHGYLLSSFISPLTNRRDDEYGGDLDARLRYPLEVFAAVRAAWPAKLPMSVRISAHDWVEGGITADDAVEIARRFKAAGADMIDCSSGQVSPDQHPVYGRMYQTPFADRIRNEAGIPTIAVGAIFEADHVNGIIASGRADLCALARPHLADPAWTLREVARVGYTGIDWPVHYLAGKRQLETNFARAAAVAAPAGDARSDA
- the siaD gene encoding biofilm regulation diguanylate cyclase SiaD: MKKRYQDLEARIQSMLDEPAYADHPLRGVLADLWQHTNEQLDRIERISYLSDAFQMMARQRELGLVARYDRELKRLAKLVRISDGYQEMMRDMNAALKESSIRDPLTNLLNRRALMERMKELSLTADAEQPAFVVAMLDVDHFKRINDRYGHDAGDRALTRLADIMRAAVRDSDDVARWGGEEFLVLLPNISLEEGEAVIDRILAGVRGNTIEVEGEQLLLTVSVGMALHRNGESVSTTLSRADRALYLAKQAGRDRVALERRPAA